The genomic region ACAAAGTGGAGGAAGCGACAAAAACTCCACACCATCGATGTCCTTAATTTGCACTGTTCGCACATTTGACATCGCTCTCCTTCAATGCGCGCTCTTGAGCCACAGCGGTATAACGCTCATACAGTGCTGTTTCTTTTCAGAAGTTTAGAGTTTACAAACAGCGATCGCAAGGCTAAATCTTTCGGACTAAGTTCGCATTCTTTTGCTTCCTTCTCTGCGTGCGATCGGATTTAAATGATAGGAAAGATAACCATAGCGCAACACAAAATTGCACTATGAGTAATATCAATTTACTAAATATAGCGTTTCCCATGCAGGTGTAATACATGCGTAAGGGCGCACAGAGAAAGCGTCCCTACAGATATACGTACCTCATTCAACTGAGAATGGCTATAGATAAATACAATACAATTATTAAATCTTCAGTAGAATAGTAATGCAAACTTCAATATTTTTACCATAGACATTCCAAGGTTTAATGCTGTAAAAACAACACACCATCATTTGCAGTTTCTCCAAACAGCTAAGAGAATGCGGGAATGAGCAATAACATTTTGGTAACGGGCGCTACAGGCAATGTTGGTTCTGAAGTTGTGCGCTTGCTGAACGAACGGAGATTTTCAGTCAAAGCTGCTGTACGAAGTCATTCTGCTTCGCGCATTCGTCTGCCTTCTGGTGTAGAATCAGTTGAATTCGATTTTGAGCAACCCCAGAGTTTTGAGCCAGCTTTTCGGGGGATTAATACGTTGTTCTTGGTCAGACCACCTGCGATTTCGCAGGTGAAGAAATATATCTATCCCGCGCTTACAATAGCCCAAGCAGCAGGTGTCGATCGCATTGTCTTTCTATCTCTACTAGGAGTAGAACGCATGGCGATCGTTCCCCACGCTAAGATCGAAGTATACATTAAATTTCTCGGTCTGACGTACACCTTTCTGCGGGCAAGTTTCTTCATGCAGAACTTGAGTACAACGCATAGTCAGGATATTAGAGATAACAACGAGATTTTTGTCCCAGCAGGTAAAGGTAAGACAAGTTTTATTGACGTGCGGGACATTGCCGCTATCGCCGTAAAAGTGCTGACTGAACCAGGACATGAGGATCGAGCATATGCCCTAACCGGAAGTGAGGCGCTAGACTATTACGAAGTCGCCCAGATCTTTACAAATATTCTAGGAAGACAAATCGTTTACACTCACCCTTCTACCTTAAATTTTGCCCTGAAAATGTATGTTCGAGGGTTACAGCCTGGGTTGATTGTGGTAATGCTTGGGATTTACACTACAGCACGTTTGGGATTGGCAGCAAAAGTTACCGAAGATGTCAGGCATTTGTTGCAGCGATCGCCTATTAGTATGGAAGAGTTCGTGCGGGATTATCGAGCGAGCTGGATGTGACAAAGCCAGCACCAACTTTAGCCCAGAATAAGACCGTTCTATCTCCTATAAGTGAGCTTAAATACCAAGAGCCTGCACGGAAGTCCCCTGAGATCTCAAACGCTTTAGTAACTTTAAAAATAGCAGTTGGGCAAAAGCTAGGAAAACTCTTTGCTCGTGCTGAAGCACGTCTCTATACTCCGATTAGTGTCATCGTTTGAGTCGTTCAGGGCTTAATCCTCTGTCCAGTTTTTGGGAATCACTTCAGATTCCAATTGTTGCAGGTCGTCCTTAGTATCGATATCATGTGGATTACCGATGCGATCGCAACTGACCTCCACAACTGGATAAACTCGCATCAACTGCCTAGCTCCTTCGTCCCCGTCAAGTTTCATGGCATCAATCCACAACGAACGAGCAAGGAGGACGGGGTTGCACCGAGTTCCTTTATAGGTAGCTACCACAAAAGAAGCTCCTTCATGATAGGTAGCTACGAGACGACGGTAACAAGCAGCCGTGACGAATGGTTGGTCGGCAAGCCCAATGCAGAGAGCATCAATAGAGCTATTCGGCTCCAACATCCACACAGCCTGTTTTAGACTTGAAGCAATTCCACTTTGCCATTGAAGGTTATGTACTATATTCACACCTGGTAAGGCTGCCGTGGCTACTTGCTGGAAATTGTAACCGACGACGAGTAAAATTGGGGCAAGACCGCTGTCACCAGCAGCCTTAAGAGCGTAGGAAACTAGCGATCGTCCCCTAAACATTGCTAAAGGTTTAGGAGAATCCCCTCCAAACCGAGAACCTCTACCAGCAGCAAGGATAGCAATAGCAACCTGTCCCATGTTCTTACTTGACGTGAATTGATTTTTGGGTCTGAGAGAGCCTACAGCCACTACGCCCGCTCTTAAGAGCAATAACCTCAGCCATAATTGACACAGCCGTCTCTTCTAAAGTGTTAGCACCAATATCCAGCCCAATTGGGGCGCAAATCCGAGCCAGTTCAGTTTCATTAAGTCCAGCCTGC from Chroococcidiopsis sp. SAG 2025 harbors:
- a CDS encoding SDR family oxidoreductase, which translates into the protein MSNNILVTGATGNVGSEVVRLLNERRFSVKAAVRSHSASRIRLPSGVESVEFDFEQPQSFEPAFRGINTLFLVRPPAISQVKKYIYPALTIAQAAGVDRIVFLSLLGVERMAIVPHAKIEVYIKFLGLTYTFLRASFFMQNLSTTHSQDIRDNNEIFVPAGKGKTSFIDVRDIAAIAVKVLTEPGHEDRAYALTGSEALDYYEVAQIFTNILGRQIVYTHPSTLNFALKMYVRGLQPGLIVVMLGIYTTARLGLAAKVTEDVRHLLQRSPISMEEFVRDYRASWM
- a CDS encoding nucleotidyltransferase family protein gives rise to the protein MGQVAIAILAAGRGSRFGGDSPKPLAMFRGRSLVSYALKAAGDSGLAPILLVVGYNFQQVATAALPGVNIVHNLQWQSGIASSLKQAVWMLEPNSSIDALCIGLADQPFVTAACYRRLVATYHEGASFVVATYKGTRCNPVLLARSLWIDAMKLDGDEGARQLMRVYPVVEVSCDRIGNPHDIDTKDDLQQLESEVIPKNWTED